The sequence below is a genomic window from Lolium perenne isolate Kyuss_39 chromosome 7, Kyuss_2.0, whole genome shotgun sequence.
GCCCAGCCGGAGCCGTCCCACATGCTCGCCCGGAGGCGCATCCGCTTCGCCGGGAACTCGTACTCCGGCACCCGGCCCGTCATGTTCCTCATCACCCGTATCGGCACTTCGTCCACGAACACCCTGTCGATTGATTCAGACATTGATTCAGTGTACTCGATCTCTGAGGCTACCTTCTAGGGGTCTTAGCTAGGGGTATGTACACGAGCTGGTAAGGGTTCCAGAGTATCCTGTAGTCGTGGAAGTCGGCCGCCGGGTCAAACCACAGGCCCAGCCTCTGCTCCCTGTCGCCGTGGCCGTTGACGAAGACGTTGGTCTGGAGCGTGATGGGCTTGCCGTCCACGTTGCCCAGGAACTCGAAGTCCACCTCGTCGTGGTTGCCGCTGTCAGGATCCGACGACAGCTAACACGTACGCAAGACATTTTTGCTCTGAATAGGTAGTTAACGAACGAGAAGTACTATGTGAAAACAAAACCCTAATCAGATACTCACATAGTAGGCAGTGACAACCCCGGCCGTGTACCCTCCGGGTATCTTGATCCTCATGTGGAAGAATCCCGAGCCGTACGACAGCTTGGAGCCAAACCCTGCGCCCGAGTTCCTGTCCATGGTGATACGGACCTCTATCCCCTGGTCAACCAGGTGATACCCATCTGCACCCCACGTCGGAGCGTAGTTCTCGTCGAAGATCGGGTTAGCAGCCACGGCCGGAAGGACGACGATGAGGAGAAGAAGCCATGGCTGCTGCACACTGGACGCCATTGCTGATTCGCTATAGCTTGGTCACGGGATGTACGTGTGCGCGTTTGCTGCTTGACCAAAGTGAAGCTCACCTATCGCTGCCTTATATAGGCTTCGATCGCCAACTGATCACCTATTCATCGACGACGGAGGGTATCCATGCATGCAACAGGGAAGCGTGAACGGCGTGTGTTGTGCGCGCGTTAGTTAGATCGATATATCTATCTTGCTGCCGGCCAGGTTTCGCCACCACACAAAAGAAGTTCAGTTAGGCCACGCACTCATGTGCATGAGCTGTGCAGATATCTATACCGCCATCGTCGCGGTAGTGACGTCTTCTTCGATTTGGGTGTTGTTTCATGGTCATAAAACTCGGTCCTTAGACCATTCATAATGGGAAGTAACATAaagtagtaacatgcacatgttaaTACTCTATGTGCATGTTACTActatatgttactaccttcatagtggttagtaacatcaaagtagTATATTATAGATGTCTTTATTAATTAGCTTGTAAACTCATTGTATCTTGGGAAGTGTGATGTTatagtaactagctatgttactctatCATCTTCTCTCCTCATTAGCTCACTACCACATAAGTAAATTTGCTGAGTTGGATAAttagttactagtgaagttactcccactatgagtagtcttagaAGTACTCCTCCCTTCACTATTATAACCGGTATTAGATTTTTTCGAAAATGCATATATATTTTAATAGCAAAAAAGAGGTCGTACTAATTAATGCATGGCATTTGGTTAAGGCATACTCTTAGACGAAAAATAAATCTATGAAGCAGTAATGCAAATGGAAAAAAATAAAGCACCTGATTATGATGATTTCCTAGCAaagttttatcaaaaaaaatTGGAAAGTAATGACATGCAATGTGATATCCATGTTTGAAAGCTTTAAAAGAGGTGAGTTCCCTATTTTTCACTTAAACTTCGGGACAATTATCCTATTACCTAAAAAAGAAAATGATGTTCAAATTCAACAATACTGTCCCATTTATTTGTTGAATGTGAGTTTTAAAGTATTTACTAAAGTGGGAACAAGCCGGGTTAGGATTATTGCTAAATTTTTTGTCCAGCCGacacaaacaacttt
It includes:
- the LOC127313229 gene encoding putative xyloglucan endotransglucosylase/hydrolase protein 1, whose amino-acid sequence is MASSVQQPWLLLLIVVLPAVAANPIFDENYAPTWGADGYHLVDQGIEVRITMDRNSGAGFGSKLSYGSGFFHMRIKIPGGYTAGVVTAYYLSSDPDSGNHDEVDFEFLGNVDGKPITLQTNVFVNGHGDREQRLGLWFDPAADFHDYRILWNPYQLVVFVDEVPIRVMRNMTGRVPEYEFPAKRMRLRASMWDGSGWATDGGRTKIDWNRAPFTAAFRGFGVDACANTSATPCGSPDLWWNARRYRRLSAQQRAAYENVKNTYMNYDYCTDKDRFANGNVPPECSYD